In a genomic window of Leisingera caerulea DSM 24564:
- a CDS encoding carbonic anhydrase yields the protein MEFAKPLPSYLVTRYHGWKATSYEENQGWYRRLATEGQRPRAMVISCCDSRVHVTSIFGADQGEFFIHRNIANLVPPYAPDGDHHGTSAAVEYAVTALKVAHLIVLGHSQCGGVQGCIDMCKGQAPQLEEKTSFVGRWMEILKPKFEGVADIEDPVDQARQFERQAVVASMENLMTFPFIESAVKAGELSLHGLWTDIGEGGLECYDPKTGAFLPV from the coding sequence ATGGAATTTGCCAAACCCCTGCCCAGTTATCTGGTGACCCGCTACCATGGATGGAAGGCCACATCCTATGAGGAGAATCAGGGCTGGTACCGCCGCCTGGCAACCGAAGGCCAGCGGCCGCGGGCGATGGTAATCTCCTGCTGCGACAGCCGGGTGCATGTGACCTCGATCTTCGGGGCCGACCAGGGCGAGTTTTTCATTCACCGCAATATCGCCAACCTGGTGCCGCCCTATGCGCCGGACGGCGACCATCACGGCACCTCGGCGGCGGTGGAATATGCGGTGACCGCGCTGAAGGTGGCGCATCTGATCGTGCTGGGCCATTCGCAGTGCGGCGGCGTGCAGGGCTGCATCGACATGTGCAAGGGCCAGGCGCCGCAGCTGGAAGAGAAGACCAGCTTTGTCGGCCGCTGGATGGAGATCCTGAAGCCCAAATTCGAGGGTGTGGCGGATATCGAGGACCCGGTGGACCAGGCGCGCCAGTTTGAGCGCCAAGCCGTTGTCGCGTCTATGGAAAACCTGATGACTTTCCCGTTCATCGAATCGGCGGTCAAGGCCGGGGAGCTGAGCCTGCACGGGCTGTGGACCGATATCGGCGAGGGCGGGCTGGAATGCTACGACCCCAAGACGGGGGCTTTTCTGCCGGTCTGA
- a CDS encoding DUF3095 domain-containing protein — MTTDSFYDSLPKVRSFDSLSAPEAFAPLPPDWHLCCTDIVNSTALVAAGRYKTVNMIGAAVIAAMRNALPGEAFPYIFGGDGAAFAVPPRHQETARRVLAALRSWTETEFGVSLRAAMLPLRWIRTEGQDVRIARYAVSDHADFAMFSGGGLAWAEAQMKAGAFEVPPDPQAEAPDLSGLSCRWSNTPARNGIILSVVAQPAPGADPQAFARFSSRLLAVAGELKDNGHPVPETGPKLGFPPAGLALEAQSSRGKTPLILRKLYLLAHSALAGLIFLSKRRAGRFDPVHYLSVLKANSDFRKFDDGLKMTLDCTAGIRDRIRRQLERAAEAGLVEFGLHEQDAALVTCIVPSPVEDAHVHFVDGAAGGYTQAAANLAAAFGNGKEKV; from the coding sequence ATGACAACGGACAGCTTCTACGACAGCCTCCCCAAGGTCCGCAGCTTTGACAGCTTGTCCGCTCCGGAAGCCTTTGCGCCGCTGCCGCCGGACTGGCACCTGTGCTGCACCGATATCGTGAACTCCACCGCGCTGGTCGCGGCCGGCCGCTACAAGACTGTGAACATGATCGGTGCCGCGGTGATCGCCGCCATGCGCAACGCGCTGCCGGGCGAGGCCTTTCCGTACATCTTCGGCGGCGATGGCGCCGCCTTTGCGGTGCCGCCGCGCCACCAGGAGACCGCCCGGCGCGTTCTGGCCGCTTTGCGCAGCTGGACCGAGACGGAATTCGGCGTCAGCCTGCGCGCCGCCATGCTGCCGCTCCGCTGGATCCGGACAGAGGGGCAGGACGTGAGAATCGCCCGTTATGCGGTGTCGGACCACGCCGATTTCGCCATGTTCAGCGGCGGCGGCCTGGCCTGGGCCGAGGCGCAGATGAAGGCGGGCGCCTTCGAGGTGCCGCCTGACCCGCAGGCCGAAGCGCCCGATCTCTCCGGCCTCTCCTGCCGCTGGAGCAACACGCCCGCGCGCAACGGCATCATCCTGTCGGTGGTGGCACAGCCCGCGCCCGGCGCGGACCCGCAGGCATTTGCCCGGTTCTCCTCCCGCCTGCTGGCTGTGGCCGGCGAACTGAAAGACAACGGCCACCCGGTCCCCGAAACCGGGCCCAAACTGGGCTTTCCGCCCGCCGGGCTGGCGCTGGAGGCGCAATCCTCGCGCGGCAAAACCCCTCTGATTTTACGGAAGCTTTATCTTTTGGCGCACAGCGCCCTCGCCGGGCTGATCTTCCTCAGCAAACGGCGGGCCGGCAGGTTTGACCCGGTGCATTACCTGTCCGTGCTCAAGGCCAACTCGGATTTCCGCAAGTTCGACGACGGCCTGAAGATGACGCTGGACTGCACGGCCGGCATCCGCGACCGGATCCGCCGCCAGCTGGAGCGGGCGGCAGAGGCCGGGCTGGTTGAGTTCGGCCTGCATGAACAGGACGCCGCGCTGGTCACCTGCATCGTGCCCTCCCCGGTTGAGGACGCCCATGTGCATTTTGTCGACGGGGCCGCGGGCGGCTATACGCAAGCAGCCGCCAATCTGGCGGCTGCATTCGGAAACGGCAAAGAAAAGGTCTGA
- a CDS encoding MFS transporter: MQAGLILLCLAYVLSQFFRAFLAVLSGVLGQDIGAAPDDLAFASGMWFLSFAAMQLPVGWALDHAGPRRTAAVLLLLGGGGGAALFAAATAPLHVSIAMFLIGIGCSPVLMASYYIFARQYPPARFATLAALMLGVGSAGNLVASYPTALAVDLFGWRGTLAGLAAVSVAVAAGIFVTVSDPDKPDGEHKGSVLDLLKMPVMWAIFPLMLVAYAPSGALRGLWIGPYLSDLYGLSTQQVGLATLVMGAAMIAGTFAYGPLDRMLGTRKWVILGGNLLGCAALGGLILAGGLPVWMPVVLMAAVGFFGASFPVIMAHGRAFVPPHLAGRGVTLLNFFGIGGVGIMQFATGRIHANLAGADPSLPYTGIFGFFLVCLAAGCAIYLLSRDSMD; encoded by the coding sequence ATGCAGGCCGGATTGATCTTGTTGTGCCTGGCCTATGTGCTGAGCCAGTTTTTCCGCGCTTTCCTGGCGGTGCTGTCGGGGGTGCTGGGGCAGGATATCGGCGCGGCGCCGGATGACCTGGCGTTTGCCTCGGGCATGTGGTTCCTGTCCTTTGCGGCGATGCAGCTGCCGGTCGGCTGGGCGCTGGACCATGCAGGCCCGCGCCGGACAGCGGCGGTGCTGCTGCTGCTGGGCGGCGGCGGCGGCGCGGCGCTGTTTGCCGCGGCCACGGCGCCCCTGCATGTGAGCATCGCGATGTTCCTGATCGGCATCGGCTGCTCGCCGGTGCTGATGGCGTCCTATTATATCTTTGCCCGCCAGTATCCGCCCGCCCGCTTTGCCACCCTGGCGGCGCTGATGCTGGGGGTGGGTTCGGCCGGCAATCTGGTCGCCTCGTATCCGACCGCGCTGGCGGTGGATCTGTTCGGCTGGCGCGGCACGCTGGCGGGGCTGGCGGCGGTGTCGGTCGCGGTGGCGGCGGGGATCTTTGTGACGGTCAGCGACCCGGACAAGCCGGATGGCGAGCATAAAGGGTCAGTGCTGGACCTGCTGAAGATGCCGGTGATGTGGGCGATCTTCCCGCTGATGCTGGTGGCCTATGCGCCTTCGGGCGCGCTGAGGGGGCTGTGGATCGGACCCTACCTGAGCGATCTCTACGGGCTCAGCACCCAGCAGGTGGGGCTGGCGACCCTGGTGATGGGCGCGGCTATGATTGCCGGGACCTTTGCCTATGGCCCGCTGGACCGGATGCTGGGCACCCGCAAATGGGTCATTCTGGGCGGCAACCTGCTGGGCTGCGCGGCGCTGGGCGGGCTGATCCTGGCGGGCGGGCTGCCGGTCTGGATGCCGGTGGTGCTGATGGCCGCCGTTGGGTTCTTTGGCGCGTCTTTCCCGGTGATCATGGCGCATGGCCGGGCCTTTGTGCCGCCGCACCTGGCGGGGCGCGGCGTGACGCTGCTGAACTTCTTTGGCATTGGCGGCGTGGGAATCATGCAATTCGCCACCGGCCGCATTCACGCAAATCTGGCTGGAGCAGACCCATCCTTGCCCTATACGGGCATTTTCGGCTTCTTTCTGGTGTGCCTGGCGGCGGGATGCGCAATTTATCTGCTCAGCCGCGACAGCATGGACTGA
- a CDS encoding aspartate-semialdehyde dehydrogenase, protein MGYRIVVVGATGNVGREMLNILAERQFPVDEIAVLASRKSLGTEVSFGDKTLTTQDLDTFDFTGWDMALFAVGSAATKDYAPKAAAAGCTVIDNSSLYRYDPDIPLIVPEVNPQAIHGYAKKNIIANPNCSTAQMVVALKPLHDRARIKRVVVSTYQSVSGSGKDAIDELWDQTKAVYNPTQDVPPKVYPKQIAFNVIPHIDVFMDDGSTKEEWKMVAETKKIVDPAIKVTATCVRVPVFVGHSESINIEFEDFLDEDEARDILREAPGIMVIDKREAGGYVTPVECVGDFATFISRIRQDSTLDNGLNLWCVSDNLRKGAALNAVQIAELLGREVLKKG, encoded by the coding sequence ATGGGTTACCGCATCGTCGTCGTTGGCGCCACTGGCAACGTGGGCCGCGAAATGCTGAACATCCTGGCCGAGCGCCAGTTCCCTGTGGATGAGATTGCTGTGCTGGCAAGCCGCAAATCTCTCGGCACCGAAGTCAGCTTTGGCGATAAGACACTCACTACCCAGGATCTGGACACCTTTGATTTCACCGGCTGGGACATGGCGCTGTTTGCCGTGGGCTCCGCCGCGACCAAGGATTACGCGCCCAAGGCGGCGGCTGCCGGCTGCACCGTGATCGACAACTCGTCGCTGTACCGCTACGATCCGGACATCCCGCTGATCGTGCCGGAGGTGAACCCGCAGGCGATCCACGGCTATGCCAAGAAGAACATCATCGCCAACCCCAACTGCTCCACCGCGCAGATGGTTGTCGCGCTGAAGCCGCTGCATGACCGCGCCAGGATCAAGCGCGTTGTGGTGTCGACCTACCAGTCGGTGTCCGGCTCCGGCAAAGACGCGATCGACGAGCTGTGGGATCAGACCAAGGCGGTTTATAACCCGACCCAGGACGTGCCGCCGAAGGTCTATCCCAAGCAGATCGCCTTCAACGTCATTCCGCATATCGACGTCTTCATGGACGACGGTTCGACCAAGGAAGAGTGGAAGATGGTGGCCGAGACCAAGAAGATCGTCGATCCGGCGATCAAGGTCACCGCGACCTGCGTCCGGGTGCCGGTGTTTGTCGGCCACTCTGAATCCATCAACATCGAGTTCGAGGACTTCCTGGACGAGGACGAAGCCCGCGATATCCTGCGCGAGGCGCCGGGCATCATGGTGATCGACAAGCGCGAAGCCGGCGGCTACGTGACCCCGGTGGAATGCGTCGGCGATTTCGCCACCTTCATCAGCCGCATCCGCCAGGATTCGACCCTCGATAACGGCCTGAACCTGTGGTGCGTCAGCGACAACCTGCGCAAGGGCGCGGCGCTGAACGCGGTGCAGATTGCCGAACTGCTGGGCCGTGAGGTCCTGAAGAAGGGCTAA
- a CDS encoding DUF4139 domain-containing protein: protein MRFSLMVFAFSCCALAAAPAAADEIPVSSRVSQVTLYPGLAEVTRSAALTLAEGRHRLILQNVPHSARLSSLQVEIAGARRLATQLRQDYVPPRDADDPQIDAAKARVREAEARIAAVRDEAERARAGVRAAEAAIGFLQQLGGNEGLAQADAAALSAIARMISEEAADASQAAVAAGAEARRIELQLENLEEDLAEARAALAALMLEDRDRLFIAVDIEADQAGEGAVTVRYLTQGAGSIGWQPSYEMHLSTGDAAADAAEVTLKRAVLLAQDTGENWQDVALTLSTATPSGQGSPSALHPWLRRLEAPELPRAQKRLNSFESDMGSLAEPAAEAAAVAEEALEWSADRSGAAVTYRFGAPVTVASGADLLRLEMDSLTSAAEVRAVAVPSRDETAYRVAEFTNSFGEQLLAAADVPRFADGKLIAVEDFAGLAPGAEMEAGFGPVEGLRLSRDVLDQSEGGQGLITRSSQQVQAVEIEVENLTGQDWPVRVLDRVPYSQQDDLEIGWSAKPRPAETDVEKQRGILAWDLELAAGESRTIRLDTTLNWPEGMVLR from the coding sequence ATGCGATTTTCCTTGATGGTTTTTGCCTTCTCCTGCTGTGCCTTGGCTGCCGCGCCGGCGGCGGCGGACGAAATTCCGGTCAGCAGCCGGGTGTCCCAGGTGACCCTGTACCCGGGGCTGGCCGAAGTGACGCGCAGCGCGGCGCTGACGCTTGCCGAAGGGCGGCACCGGCTGATCCTGCAGAATGTGCCGCACTCTGCGCGGCTGAGCAGCCTGCAAGTGGAGATCGCCGGGGCCCGCCGCCTTGCCACGCAGCTGCGCCAGGATTACGTGCCGCCGCGCGATGCGGATGATCCGCAGATCGACGCCGCCAAGGCGCGTGTCCGCGAGGCGGAGGCCCGCATCGCTGCGGTCCGCGATGAGGCGGAGCGGGCCCGGGCCGGTGTCAGGGCGGCGGAAGCCGCGATCGGCTTCCTGCAGCAGCTGGGCGGCAACGAGGGGCTGGCGCAGGCCGATGCTGCCGCGCTCAGCGCGATTGCCCGGATGATTTCGGAAGAGGCCGCGGATGCCAGCCAGGCGGCAGTGGCCGCCGGGGCTGAGGCGCGGCGGATTGAGCTGCAGCTGGAGAATCTGGAGGAAGACCTGGCAGAGGCCCGCGCGGCGCTGGCGGCGCTCATGCTGGAAGACCGCGACCGGCTGTTCATTGCGGTGGATATCGAGGCTGACCAGGCGGGCGAAGGCGCGGTGACGGTCCGCTATCTCACGCAAGGTGCCGGAAGCATCGGCTGGCAGCCGTCTTATGAAATGCACCTCAGCACCGGGGACGCTGCTGCGGATGCGGCTGAAGTCACCCTGAAGCGGGCGGTGCTGCTGGCTCAGGACACCGGCGAGAACTGGCAGGATGTGGCGCTGACGCTGTCGACGGCAACACCTTCGGGGCAGGGCAGCCCCTCTGCGCTGCATCCCTGGCTGCGCCGGCTTGAGGCGCCGGAGCTGCCGCGGGCGCAAAAGCGGCTGAATTCGTTTGAGTCTGACATGGGATCCCTGGCGGAGCCGGCGGCAGAGGCGGCCGCAGTTGCTGAGGAGGCGCTTGAGTGGAGCGCGGATCGCAGCGGTGCTGCTGTCACCTACCGGTTTGGCGCGCCGGTCACCGTGGCCTCCGGCGCCGATCTGCTGCGTCTGGAGATGGACAGCCTGACTTCGGCTGCCGAGGTGCGGGCGGTGGCGGTGCCGTCGCGGGATGAGACCGCCTATAGGGTGGCAGAATTCACCAACAGCTTTGGCGAGCAGCTGCTGGCCGCGGCTGACGTGCCGCGCTTTGCGGATGGCAAGCTGATTGCGGTTGAGGATTTTGCAGGGCTGGCGCCGGGGGCGGAGATGGAGGCCGGGTTCGGCCCTGTCGAGGGTCTGCGGCTCAGCCGCGATGTGCTGGATCAGAGCGAAGGCGGCCAGGGGCTGATCACGCGCAGCAGCCAGCAGGTGCAGGCGGTGGAGATCGAGGTGGAGAACCTGACCGGGCAGGACTGGCCGGTGCGGGTGCTGGACCGGGTGCCCTATTCGCAGCAGGACGATCTGGAGATCGGCTGGAGCGCCAAACCGCGGCCTGCGGAGACGGATGTGGAGAAGCAGCGCGGCATCCTGGCCTGGGACCTGGAGCTGGCAGCAGGTGAAAGCCGCACCATCCGGCTGGACACCACGCTGAACTGGCCCGAGGGTATGGTGCTGCGCTGA
- a CDS encoding aldolase/citrate lyase family protein → MPAPKNTFKQALAKGERQIGCWMSFAEGQIAEIMGTCGFDWLVIDGEHAPNDIRSIRDQLMALAASPSHPVVRVPVGETWMIKQVLDAGAQTVLVPIVESADQARELVRACHYPPKGVRGVGATAARATMFGSVSEYIQTADQEVCLLVQVENRAGMAALDEILQVEGIDGVFIGPADLSTDMGHQGNSAHPEVRAVIADAITRIKAAGTAPGILGTTDEATQAYADMGAQFLAVGIDVMVLARNARDLAAKWKAV, encoded by the coding sequence ATGCCCGCGCCCAAGAACACTTTCAAGCAGGCCCTTGCCAAGGGTGAGCGCCAGATCGGCTGCTGGATGAGCTTTGCCGAAGGCCAGATCGCCGAGATCATGGGCACCTGCGGCTTTGACTGGCTGGTGATCGACGGCGAGCATGCGCCCAACGACATCCGCTCGATCCGCGACCAGCTGATGGCGCTGGCGGCCTCTCCCAGCCATCCGGTGGTGCGGGTGCCTGTGGGCGAGACCTGGATGATCAAGCAGGTGCTGGATGCGGGCGCGCAGACAGTGCTGGTGCCGATTGTCGAAAGCGCTGATCAGGCCCGCGAGCTGGTCCGTGCCTGCCATTACCCGCCCAAGGGCGTGCGCGGGGTCGGCGCCACGGCGGCGCGCGCCACCATGTTCGGCTCGGTCTCTGAGTACATCCAGACCGCCGATCAGGAGGTCTGCCTGCTGGTGCAGGTGGAAAACCGCGCCGGGATGGCCGCGTTGGACGAGATCCTGCAGGTCGAGGGCATCGACGGCGTCTTCATCGGGCCCGCGGACCTGTCCACCGACATGGGCCACCAGGGCAACTCCGCCCACCCGGAGGTCCGTGCGGTGATCGCCGATGCCATAACCCGCATCAAGGCCGCAGGCACCGCCCCCGGCATACTCGGCACCACCGATGAGGCCACCCAGGCCTACGCCGACATGGGCGCGCAGTTCCTGGCGGTGGGCATTGACGTGATGGTGCTGGCCAGAAACGCCCGCGATCTCGCTGCCAAGTGGAAGGCAGTCTAG